AAACAACATAATATGGTAATTTCATAATCATAATAGTTCTCGTCAAGGTAAAGGACTACATATATCAGATTACCATAAGACAAATACCAACTTCTAAACATGGAGACATAGGGAAAGAGAGAGTATTGTATCACCTCAGTTCCTTTTCCCTTTTCACCTTGCATTTCAATTGACAGCAATCTGATTCAAGGGCAGCAACAACTGCaataagaataaaagaaaaaccagAAAATTTTCAACACAAAGGTTCAAACTCATTCCAAGCAACCCAAACCAGAGGAGAACTCTACAACAGTATAAAACAGAACACAATTCCACTCCAAACACCTCCCAAGACTCAATTAGCACCAATCAAACACAATTCACCAACACTACAAAAaccacacacaaacacaagcacAACAAATCGACCATATACCTCAAATTCACCAAAGAATTCAACTACCACATAAAGATTTTAACTTTACAAACCCCACAAAACTTGTGcacataattaaaaaatagaaGCCGATAATTTACAGAGCATAGAGAAAACGTACTCTTTGTTTTGCTTGCGGTTTCTGAGCTGAGAAGCTGCAGAGAGAAGAACCCATAAGAGAGCAAAAGCAAAGCTCCAATTAGTGTTAAAAAGCAGATGAAGAGGAGTTGAGGGGAGAAAGAATGGAATCTCTCtctatatttctgtaagggaAGTAATTTGTTATACAACGAGAGGAACTTTCTTTAAAGGTACTAAGAAAAagaatcaaacaaaacaaagttgAATACCCAAACTAATGGAAAACGAAATCTTGAAATTACCCAACAACTATTACGTAATACGTAGTCCCTCAACAGTGATTTCCCTTGTACGGCAGAGCGGTAAGTGAAGCTGCGGCGGGCAACATTGACGGCGCTGGCTGAGTTCGAAGGCGAGGTTAGGGGTTTTGATAAGTAAGAAACTCTGACTTCGATCTTGGTAGTGAGAAGACCAAATAACGGCTAGAAGTCGGAGAACGAAGGGTGTAGGGCTTGATGCTCCATCGGTGCTGCCTCGTTCTCTCATAGTCTCCTCCATCTTCGTGATTGAGCGACGATAGTGGTGTGGCGGGAAGGTTGCCAGAATGAGGTGCTTCTGGTTAGTGGCGAAGGCCAAAGGAGCTGCCTCAAGCCTTCGAGTTTTGGGGGTTGCTGATCGGAGAAGAGAGCTAAATCGatttgtggtggtggtgtgcTATTACGTTCTCAAATTTGGGGGAAAGAAAATTAGAGAGAAAGTGATAGATCCATTAGACGGgtatttgaaaattaaaacaCCCTCTCTCGCTATTATCTTGCTTTTGCGAGaattaagaaaaataatagtAAATGTGCAAATTAGGGGCTGAGAATTGGCTTAGGCGCCAAACTGAAAAAATATCAGCGGGTGTTTATATTTTGGGCCAAAACAATTTAATGACGAAAGGGAATGTCATAGCCCACTGCACTTATTTATGACATTAAACAAATGTCATGaaagggtttttttttggcgGTTAGAAAATGttgtaatatatttttatgatgacgttttaaaaatagtcataaaaatatttatcaTGACAACAAGAAACTATCATTATATTCATGACATTGAGAAAACTTCATAGCAAGATTGAGAACAACAATGACGTTTCTCAAATTGTCGTAAAACTAAACCCAAATTAAAATCAATGACGTTTCATAAAAAAACGTCATTGAAAGATCCTTTTATGACGTTTTAGACCAAATGCCATAAaattagtgtcattaaatGATATATTTGTAGTAGTGAAATCCTCCAAAATCTCAAAATACTTCCACCAACAAGATACTCTATAACCCCaaccaaggactaaaatatcgacGAGAACGGAAATATCGAGAGTCCGAAAATTGGAAATATcgattttcaaaaataattgagtaaattgatggaaatttaaataaaaacatggaaattttgaatgaaattttgagaaaTGTTTAAAATGGAGGGAAAGCTGTTGAGAGTTATAATGGAGTGGGTACCTCGATGTGTAAGAGACTATGATCTAACTACTCGATA
This genomic interval from Argentina anserina chromosome 1, drPotAnse1.1, whole genome shotgun sequence contains the following:
- the LOC126792009 gene encoding uncharacterized protein LOC126792009 — its product is MEETMRERGSTDGASSPTPFVLRLLAVIWSSHYQDRSQSFLLIKTPNLAFELSQRRQCCPPQLHLPLCRTREITVEGLRITFSAQKPQAKQRLLLPLNQIAVN